A section of the Ictalurus punctatus breed USDA103 chromosome 8, Coco_2.0, whole genome shotgun sequence genome encodes:
- the LOC108268648 gene encoding Fanconi anemia group A protein isoform X1, with the protein MEDWSLSQSSQRRSFTSLIASRLGRKRRVQTQSELQEASIHLINRNQNISALLQETAVSVCSSPASDIPLAGAGGHTHTCEVSSALTDRSTLRAGEIRASVLECELRRQAEELCVPVSVLSVRMVMDRVTALQGDKDSAMMDSAQRAELILLLRATRELLNLGVFSPKLFWQEYWKSQPVLEVLYRLHTEELLPLQYTLTSEAGVSAWLLSQLQSLCECGVTEEEGDVRHHILSTVVCVLVRVGFEDVQDSSVSHSCCSVLDSMLSWFLDSLENSHTSQRVPAAAILLRVFETSVFGMSVSEDAVRRFFTHTLTHTLTHRPRLKVSDAIAMQSQWSFAKTSPLMTSLFCKVCVVFSMEEVCSHLQQVLDTLEVNWQNVLSCISTLLVYHTHTQACLKELLSRLLSSAFHSYDVEKMITSFLLARQGALEGPAVFPSYSDWFKISFGGASGYHGNSKKSLVFLLKFLSDLVPFDPPQYLKVHVMHPPYVPGKHRSLLQEFISLARTRLSDLKVSVEQMGMYEVVSGAVTEVQPECVAQKDVEKAVALFQNTGRISATVMEASIFRRPYFLSRFLPALLTPRVLPEKPDNRMAFIEALKKAEKIPAALYASYTESCMRQQQGAGVCDSKDQDPQMGFHTQLMELRRLLSTGAAEGEVRAQVSMLSQTLNGVCDHLDKLSECEIITLTLDTHTPSHTPPVVNVILKGFCECVMAACRVAPPNSELDRVCRQCHWVGVFLKMLIGHTQLYAHILHRVLQLLYLQGPSLSPAHVLALAVLVVELHVCRDQFPPVDLSHSTCLTHSTRLSPSEALSNALPFSTASGMEFSLRFCVVAVCYALCKSSSHTEELTHFIPSHLYKRLLFLMPRLMPELRSGVLAAMRQDDDDDDDDEEDDDDEDEGVCAWVSVTDCRRSVRSSVKALWGHATIRNLQKHPEHQLSFSEWLMFELRVQRSQDALSDSERQVYERWACQQWLLPLSVSAGGCKGNTTAACTHIINAVLDASVSPVPYSPAPPHTDSCRVDILARLQELLWELQFTRSSRVREKDLFLWDLIEQRCSVTFDPKNISSELEHQRMLHTCNSVILAVPSPLLVCVCSAGGRKMLDCTALMDHINNHQRRVCSPAGVLSCSLTIHFLSAVLNASVSCESPVEAVNATLSQLSVRCPLLLLSAARWWAWVSPVLCCLWERVIGGQQPEMLQLLNDCTQWACRWVRGLPGDVPSAPALVLAVCVHSAVEQQGGDTEHVKAELTLIQQHREVLIFLLFFYITDLLSEHLSPQADRSVSRAKGLSVQLITLLADSSDWLSLFHQSGRSMEQEHSSERRSAYTNFVSMVTTDLCARLMPFALFSVLVDVKVSVLSRLMVTPGFLPLAVMSYTALMKLFLLGHTADIRADPLQQILCAAQNIVLKSISLTHPGSITRSELRQMEAECTDLNPELAAALSALINPDDL; encoded by the exons ATGGAGGACTGGAGTCTCTCACAGTCCTCACAGAGAAGAAGCTTCACATCGCTCATTG cgaGTCGACTCGGGAGGAAGCGGAGGGTTCAGACTCAGAGCGAGCTTCAGGAAGCATCCATACATCTGATCAACCGCAACCAGAACATCTCGGCCCTCCTGCAGGAAACagccgtgagtgtgtgttcatcacCGGCCTCAGACATTCCACTG GCAGGTGCAggaggtcacacacacacctgtgaggTGAGTTCGGCTCTGACAGACAGGAGTACGCTCCGTGCTGGAGAGATCAGAGCTAGTGTGCTGG agtgtgagcTGCGCAGGCAGGCGGAGGAGCTGTGTGTCCCCGTCTCTGTACTGTCTGTCAGGATGGTGATGGACAGAGTCACAGCTCTGCAGGGAGATAAAGACTCTGCCATGATGGACTCTGCCCAGAGG GCTGAGCTCATCTTGTTATTGCGTGCGACCCGAGAGCTGTTAAACCTGGGAGTGTTTAGCCCCAAACTGTTCTGGCAGGAGTACTGGAAaagccag cctGTGCTGGAAGTGTTGTATCGTCTGCACACTGAGGAGCTCCTTCCACTGCAATACACACtgaccag TGAGGCTGGTGTGTCTGCATGGTTGTTGTCTCAGTTACAGTCGCTGTGTGAATGTGGAGTGACGGAGGAAGAAGGAGACGTGCGTCATCACATCCTCTCCA ctgtggtgtgtgtgttggtccgTGTTGGATTTGAGGATGTTCAGGACTCCAGTGTGTCTCACTCCTGCTGTTCAGTGCTGGACAGTATGCTCTCCT GGTTTCTGGATTCACTAGAAaactcacacacctcacagcGTGTACCAGCTGCAGCAATTTT gCTCCGTGTATTCGAGACATCTGTGTTTGGCATGTCTGTGTCAGAGGATGCTGTACGCCGGTTCTTCACTCAcacgctgacacacacactcacacatcggCCCCGCCTGAAAG tgtcaGACGCCATAGCGATGCAGAGTCAGTGGAGTTTTGCTAAAACGTCTCCGTTGATGACGTCACTGTTCTGTAAG gtgtgtgtggtgttcagTATGGAGGAGGTGTGTTCTCACCTGCAGCAGGTGTTAGACACCCTGGAAGTGAACTGGCAGAATGTTCTGTCCTGCATTTCAACACTGTTggtgtatcacacacacacacaggcctgcctcaaag agttgttGTCCAGGTTGCTGAGCTCGGCGTTTCACTCGTACGATGTGGAGAAGATGATCACTTCCTTCCTGTTAGCTCGACAGGGGGCGCTAGAGGGTCCTGCTGTTTTTCCCTCCTACAGTGACTGGTTCAAG ATCTCCTTTGGCGGGGCGAGTGGTTACCATGGTAACAGTAAGAAGTCGTTGGTGTTCCTGTTGAAGTTCCTGTCTGACCTCGTACCCTTTGACCCTCCGCAGTACCTGAAG gtccaTGTCATGCACCCACCCTATGTTCCGGGGAAACACCGCTCTCTCCTGCAGGAGTTTATCTCTCTGGCCAGGACACGCCTATCTGACCTCAAG gtttCTGTTGAGCAGATGGGAATGTATGAGGTGGTCTCAGGTGCTGTAACTGAGGTTCAG ccagaGTGTGTTGCACAGAAGGATGTGGAAAAAGCTGTAGCATTGTTTCAGAACACTGGcaggatctcagccactgtgaTGGAagccag TATATTCAGACGGCCATATTTTCTGTCCCGATTCCTTCCTGCTCTGTTAACACCACGCGtg CTTCCAGAAAAACCTGATAATCGCATGGCCTTCATCGAGGCACTGAAGAA ggcaGAGAAGATCCCTGCTGCTCTGTACGCCTCCTACACCGAGTCCTGTATGAGACAGCAGCAGGGAGCAG gtgtgtgtgactcAAAGGATCAGGACCCTCAGATGGGTTTTCACACTCAGTTAATGGAGCTGAGGAGGTTGCTGTCTACCGGGGCTGCTGAaggag AGGTGCGAGCGCAGGTCTCCATGCTGTCTCAGACGCTGAACGGTGTGTGTGATCATCTGGACAAACTGAGCGAGTGTGAGATCATAACTCTGAccctggacacacacactccttcacacacacctcct GTTGTAAACGTGATCCTGAAGGGtttttgtgagtgtgtaatGGCTGCGTGTAGAGTTGCTCCTCCAAACAG TGAACTTGACCGTGTGTGTAGGCAGTGTCACTGGGTTGGAGTGTTTCTGAAGATGTTGATAGGACACACACAGCTGTACGCACACATCCTGCACAGAGTACTGCAACTACTGTATcttcag GgaccgtctctctctcctgcccATGTCCTGGCTCTGGCGGTGTTGGTGGTGGAGCTGCATGTGTGTAGAGATCAGTTTCCACCAGTGGACCTGTCTCACTccacctgtctcactcactctacCCGTCTGTCGCCATCTGAGGCCCTGAGTAATGCTTTACCTTTTTCTACTGCAAGTGGCATGGAGTTCTCTCTCag gttctGTGTGGTGGCAGTGTGTTATGCTCTGTGTAAATCCAGTTCACACACTGAGGAACTCACACACTTCATCCCCTCTCACCTCTATAAACGG TTGCTGTTCCTCATGCCGAGGCTTATGCCAGAGCTGCGTTCAGGTGTGTTAGCAGCAATGAGacaagatgatgatgatgatgatgatgatgaagaagatgatgatgatgaagatgagggtgtgtgtgcgtgggtgaGTGTGACTGACTGcaggaggagtgtgaggagcTCTGTCAAAGCACTGTGGGGACATGCCACCATAAGGAACCTGCAGAAACACCCAGAACACcag TTGTCATTCTCTGAGTGGCTGATGTTCGAGCTCAGAGTGCAGCGCAGTCAGGATGCTCTGTCTGATTCAGAGAG GCAGGTGTATGAGCGGTGGGCGTGTCAGCAGTGGCTCCTCCCACTGTCTGTGAGCGCAGGAGGCTGTAAGGGAAACACAACAGCAGCGTGTACACACATAATCAATGCTGTGCTGGATGCAAG tgtgtctCCAGTGCCGTATTCACCAGCTCCTCCTCACACAGACTCCTGTCGTGTAGACATTCTGGCCAGACTGCAG gagctgCTGTGGGAGCTGCAGTTCACACGCAGTagtagagtgagagagaaggatcTCTTCCTGTGGGATCTGATCGAGCAAAGGTGCTcagtgacctttgaccccaaGAACATCAGCTCTGAGCTGGAACACCAAAGAATGCTGCACACCTGcaacag tgtgatCCTTGCTGTTCCGTCTCCgctcctggtgtgtgtgtgttctgctggAGGAAGAAAAATGCTGGACTGCACAGCGCTCATGGATCACATCAATAATCaccag AGGAGGGTGTGTTCTCCTGCGGGTGTTCTTTCCTGCTCCTTGACGATCCACTTCCTCTCA gcgGTGCTTAATGCGAGTGTGAGTTGTGAGTCTCCTGTTGAAGCTGTTAATGCGACTTTGTCTCAGCTCAGTGTGCGCTGTCCCCTTCTGCTGCTGTCCGCTGCg cggtgGTGGGCGTGGGTCTCTCCAGTGCTGTGTTGTTTGTGGGAGCGTGTGATTGGAGGGCAGCAGCCTGAAATGCTACAGCTACTGAATGACTGCACTCAGTGGGcctgcag GTGGGTGAGGGGTCTCCCAGGTGATGTACCCTCAGCTCCTGCGCTGGTGTTAGcggtgtgtgtgcacagtgcAGTTGAACAGCAGGGCGGTGACACTGAGCATGTTAAAGCTGAGCTTACACTGatacagcagcacagagag gtgctgaTTTTTCTGCTCTTCTTCTACATAACAGACCTCCTCTCTGAACACCTTTCACCACAG gCTGATCGGAGTGTGAGCCGTGCTAAAGGCCTCAGTGTTCAGCTCATCACACTGTTGGCTGActcttctgattggctgtctcTATTCCACCAATCAGGGCGCAGTATGGAGCAGGAGCACAGTTCAG AACGGCGCAGTGCATATACCAATTTCGTCTCCATGGTAACCACGGACCTGTGTGCGCGGCTGATGCCGTTTGCGTTGTTCAG cgtgtTGGTGGATGTTAAGGTGAGTGTGTTGAGCAGACTGATGGTGACCCCAGGGTTCCTCCCCCTAGCTGTGATGTCATACACAGCGCTGATGAAGCTCTTCCTGCTCggacacactgcagacatcaggGCTGACCCACTGCagcag atccTGTGTGCAGCTCAGAACATTGTTCTGAAGAGCATCTCTTTAACTCACCCAGGCTCCATCACACGCAGCGAATTAAGACAG ATGGAGGCGGAGTGTACGGACCTCAACCCCGAGCTGGCGGCCGCTCTCTCTGCTCTGATTAACcctgatgacctttga
- the LOC108268648 gene encoding Fanconi anemia group A protein isoform X3, whose protein sequence is MEDWSLSQSSQRRSFTSLIASRLGRKRRVQTQSELQEASIHLINRNQNISALLQETAAGAGGHTHTCEVSSALTDRSTLRAGEIRASVLECELRRQAEELCVPVSVLSVRMVMDRVTALQGDKDSAMMDSAQRAELILLLRATRELLNLGVFSPKLFWQEYWKSQPVLEVLYRLHTEELLPLQYTLTSEAGVSAWLLSQLQSLCECGVTEEEGDVRHHILSTVVCVLVRVGFEDVQDSSVSHSCCSVLDSMLSWFLDSLENSHTSQRVPAAAILLRVFETSVFGMSVSEDAVRRFFTHTLTHTLTHRPRLKVSDAIAMQSQWSFAKTSPLMTSLFCKVCVVFSMEEVCSHLQQVLDTLEVNWQNVLSCISTLLVYHTHTQACLKELLSRLLSSAFHSYDVEKMITSFLLARQGALEGPAVFPSYSDWFKISFGGASGYHGNSKKSLVFLLKFLSDLVPFDPPQYLKVHVMHPPYVPGKHRSLLQEFISLARTRLSDLKVSVEQMGMYEVVSGAVTEVQPECVAQKDVEKAVALFQNTGRISATVMEASIFRRPYFLSRFLPALLTPRVLPEKPDNRMAFIEALKKAEKIPAALYASYTESCMRQQQGAGVCDSKDQDPQMGFHTQLMELRRLLSTGAAEGEVRAQVSMLSQTLNGVCDHLDKLSECEIITLTLDTHTPSHTPPVVNVILKGFCECVMAACRVAPPNSELDRVCRQCHWVGVFLKMLIGHTQLYAHILHRVLQLLYLQGPSLSPAHVLALAVLVVELHVCRDQFPPVDLSHSTCLTHSTRLSPSEALSNALPFSTASGMEFSLRFCVVAVCYALCKSSSHTEELTHFIPSHLYKRLLFLMPRLMPELRSGVLAAMRQDDDDDDDDEEDDDDEDEGVCAWVSVTDCRRSVRSSVKALWGHATIRNLQKHPEHQLSFSEWLMFELRVQRSQDALSDSERQVYERWACQQWLLPLSVSAGGCKGNTTAACTHIINAVLDASVSPVPYSPAPPHTDSCRVDILARLQELLWELQFTRSSRVREKDLFLWDLIEQRCSVTFDPKNISSELEHQRMLHTCNSVILAVPSPLLVCVCSAGGRKMLDCTALMDHINNHQRRVCSPAGVLSCSLTIHFLSAVLNASVSCESPVEAVNATLSQLSVRCPLLLLSAARWWAWVSPVLCCLWERVIGGQQPEMLQLLNDCTQWACRWVRGLPGDVPSAPALVLAVCVHSAVEQQGGDTEHVKAELTLIQQHREVLIFLLFFYITDLLSEHLSPQADRSVSRAKGLSVQLITLLADSSDWLSLFHQSGRSMEQEHSSERRSAYTNFVSMVTTDLCARLMPFALFSVLVDVKVSVLSRLMVTPGFLPLAVMSYTALMKLFLLGHTADIRADPLQQILCAAQNIVLKSISLTHPGSITRSELRQMEAECTDLNPELAAALSALINPDDL, encoded by the exons ATGGAGGACTGGAGTCTCTCACAGTCCTCACAGAGAAGAAGCTTCACATCGCTCATTG cgaGTCGACTCGGGAGGAAGCGGAGGGTTCAGACTCAGAGCGAGCTTCAGGAAGCATCCATACATCTGATCAACCGCAACCAGAACATCTCGGCCCTCCTGCAGGAAACagcc GCAGGTGCAggaggtcacacacacacctgtgaggTGAGTTCGGCTCTGACAGACAGGAGTACGCTCCGTGCTGGAGAGATCAGAGCTAGTGTGCTGG agtgtgagcTGCGCAGGCAGGCGGAGGAGCTGTGTGTCCCCGTCTCTGTACTGTCTGTCAGGATGGTGATGGACAGAGTCACAGCTCTGCAGGGAGATAAAGACTCTGCCATGATGGACTCTGCCCAGAGG GCTGAGCTCATCTTGTTATTGCGTGCGACCCGAGAGCTGTTAAACCTGGGAGTGTTTAGCCCCAAACTGTTCTGGCAGGAGTACTGGAAaagccag cctGTGCTGGAAGTGTTGTATCGTCTGCACACTGAGGAGCTCCTTCCACTGCAATACACACtgaccag TGAGGCTGGTGTGTCTGCATGGTTGTTGTCTCAGTTACAGTCGCTGTGTGAATGTGGAGTGACGGAGGAAGAAGGAGACGTGCGTCATCACATCCTCTCCA ctgtggtgtgtgtgttggtccgTGTTGGATTTGAGGATGTTCAGGACTCCAGTGTGTCTCACTCCTGCTGTTCAGTGCTGGACAGTATGCTCTCCT GGTTTCTGGATTCACTAGAAaactcacacacctcacagcGTGTACCAGCTGCAGCAATTTT gCTCCGTGTATTCGAGACATCTGTGTTTGGCATGTCTGTGTCAGAGGATGCTGTACGCCGGTTCTTCACTCAcacgctgacacacacactcacacatcggCCCCGCCTGAAAG tgtcaGACGCCATAGCGATGCAGAGTCAGTGGAGTTTTGCTAAAACGTCTCCGTTGATGACGTCACTGTTCTGTAAG gtgtgtgtggtgttcagTATGGAGGAGGTGTGTTCTCACCTGCAGCAGGTGTTAGACACCCTGGAAGTGAACTGGCAGAATGTTCTGTCCTGCATTTCAACACTGTTggtgtatcacacacacacacaggcctgcctcaaag agttgttGTCCAGGTTGCTGAGCTCGGCGTTTCACTCGTACGATGTGGAGAAGATGATCACTTCCTTCCTGTTAGCTCGACAGGGGGCGCTAGAGGGTCCTGCTGTTTTTCCCTCCTACAGTGACTGGTTCAAG ATCTCCTTTGGCGGGGCGAGTGGTTACCATGGTAACAGTAAGAAGTCGTTGGTGTTCCTGTTGAAGTTCCTGTCTGACCTCGTACCCTTTGACCCTCCGCAGTACCTGAAG gtccaTGTCATGCACCCACCCTATGTTCCGGGGAAACACCGCTCTCTCCTGCAGGAGTTTATCTCTCTGGCCAGGACACGCCTATCTGACCTCAAG gtttCTGTTGAGCAGATGGGAATGTATGAGGTGGTCTCAGGTGCTGTAACTGAGGTTCAG ccagaGTGTGTTGCACAGAAGGATGTGGAAAAAGCTGTAGCATTGTTTCAGAACACTGGcaggatctcagccactgtgaTGGAagccag TATATTCAGACGGCCATATTTTCTGTCCCGATTCCTTCCTGCTCTGTTAACACCACGCGtg CTTCCAGAAAAACCTGATAATCGCATGGCCTTCATCGAGGCACTGAAGAA ggcaGAGAAGATCCCTGCTGCTCTGTACGCCTCCTACACCGAGTCCTGTATGAGACAGCAGCAGGGAGCAG gtgtgtgtgactcAAAGGATCAGGACCCTCAGATGGGTTTTCACACTCAGTTAATGGAGCTGAGGAGGTTGCTGTCTACCGGGGCTGCTGAaggag AGGTGCGAGCGCAGGTCTCCATGCTGTCTCAGACGCTGAACGGTGTGTGTGATCATCTGGACAAACTGAGCGAGTGTGAGATCATAACTCTGAccctggacacacacactccttcacacacacctcct GTTGTAAACGTGATCCTGAAGGGtttttgtgagtgtgtaatGGCTGCGTGTAGAGTTGCTCCTCCAAACAG TGAACTTGACCGTGTGTGTAGGCAGTGTCACTGGGTTGGAGTGTTTCTGAAGATGTTGATAGGACACACACAGCTGTACGCACACATCCTGCACAGAGTACTGCAACTACTGTATcttcag GgaccgtctctctctcctgcccATGTCCTGGCTCTGGCGGTGTTGGTGGTGGAGCTGCATGTGTGTAGAGATCAGTTTCCACCAGTGGACCTGTCTCACTccacctgtctcactcactctacCCGTCTGTCGCCATCTGAGGCCCTGAGTAATGCTTTACCTTTTTCTACTGCAAGTGGCATGGAGTTCTCTCTCag gttctGTGTGGTGGCAGTGTGTTATGCTCTGTGTAAATCCAGTTCACACACTGAGGAACTCACACACTTCATCCCCTCTCACCTCTATAAACGG TTGCTGTTCCTCATGCCGAGGCTTATGCCAGAGCTGCGTTCAGGTGTGTTAGCAGCAATGAGacaagatgatgatgatgatgatgatgatgaagaagatgatgatgatgaagatgagggtgtgtgtgcgtgggtgaGTGTGACTGACTGcaggaggagtgtgaggagcTCTGTCAAAGCACTGTGGGGACATGCCACCATAAGGAACCTGCAGAAACACCCAGAACACcag TTGTCATTCTCTGAGTGGCTGATGTTCGAGCTCAGAGTGCAGCGCAGTCAGGATGCTCTGTCTGATTCAGAGAG GCAGGTGTATGAGCGGTGGGCGTGTCAGCAGTGGCTCCTCCCACTGTCTGTGAGCGCAGGAGGCTGTAAGGGAAACACAACAGCAGCGTGTACACACATAATCAATGCTGTGCTGGATGCAAG tgtgtctCCAGTGCCGTATTCACCAGCTCCTCCTCACACAGACTCCTGTCGTGTAGACATTCTGGCCAGACTGCAG gagctgCTGTGGGAGCTGCAGTTCACACGCAGTagtagagtgagagagaaggatcTCTTCCTGTGGGATCTGATCGAGCAAAGGTGCTcagtgacctttgaccccaaGAACATCAGCTCTGAGCTGGAACACCAAAGAATGCTGCACACCTGcaacag tgtgatCCTTGCTGTTCCGTCTCCgctcctggtgtgtgtgtgttctgctggAGGAAGAAAAATGCTGGACTGCACAGCGCTCATGGATCACATCAATAATCaccag AGGAGGGTGTGTTCTCCTGCGGGTGTTCTTTCCTGCTCCTTGACGATCCACTTCCTCTCA gcgGTGCTTAATGCGAGTGTGAGTTGTGAGTCTCCTGTTGAAGCTGTTAATGCGACTTTGTCTCAGCTCAGTGTGCGCTGTCCCCTTCTGCTGCTGTCCGCTGCg cggtgGTGGGCGTGGGTCTCTCCAGTGCTGTGTTGTTTGTGGGAGCGTGTGATTGGAGGGCAGCAGCCTGAAATGCTACAGCTACTGAATGACTGCACTCAGTGGGcctgcag GTGGGTGAGGGGTCTCCCAGGTGATGTACCCTCAGCTCCTGCGCTGGTGTTAGcggtgtgtgtgcacagtgcAGTTGAACAGCAGGGCGGTGACACTGAGCATGTTAAAGCTGAGCTTACACTGatacagcagcacagagag gtgctgaTTTTTCTGCTCTTCTTCTACATAACAGACCTCCTCTCTGAACACCTTTCACCACAG gCTGATCGGAGTGTGAGCCGTGCTAAAGGCCTCAGTGTTCAGCTCATCACACTGTTGGCTGActcttctgattggctgtctcTATTCCACCAATCAGGGCGCAGTATGGAGCAGGAGCACAGTTCAG AACGGCGCAGTGCATATACCAATTTCGTCTCCATGGTAACCACGGACCTGTGTGCGCGGCTGATGCCGTTTGCGTTGTTCAG cgtgtTGGTGGATGTTAAGGTGAGTGTGTTGAGCAGACTGATGGTGACCCCAGGGTTCCTCCCCCTAGCTGTGATGTCATACACAGCGCTGATGAAGCTCTTCCTGCTCggacacactgcagacatcaggGCTGACCCACTGCagcag atccTGTGTGCAGCTCAGAACATTGTTCTGAAGAGCATCTCTTTAACTCACCCAGGCTCCATCACACGCAGCGAATTAAGACAG ATGGAGGCGGAGTGTACGGACCTCAACCCCGAGCTGGCGGCCGCTCTCTCTGCTCTGATTAACcctgatgacctttga